The Leishmania panamensis strain MHOM/PA/94/PSC-1 chromosome 32 sequence genome window below encodes:
- a CDS encoding hypothetical protein (TriTrypDB/GeneDB-style sysID: LpmP.32.1870) — protein sequence MHNLVNEAEAEYRQLSEKPHGPVVTELRTGDFDFLTSPEMPEIPIHIIETRREEQHRNGTVDRDTSLSEFIKTIGVDEADTEDPVNGYSVLHVKESTRAYFGEQVAYRLTRQNMIRYTEDTEWLKCMTFLDGQTADECERQRSVGRNAQMPSGGEVIVPVTTYRQAFFAKKSKKVTE from the coding sequence ATGCACAACCTCGTGAATGAAGCAGAGGCCGAGTATAGGCAACTTAGCGAGAAGCCACACGGGCCAGTTGTGACGGAGCTTCGCACCGGCGACTTTGATTTCCTCACATCACCGGAGATGCCGGAGATTCCCATTCACATCATTGAGACGCggcgagaggagcagcaccgcaacgGCACAGTGGACCGCGACACGTCGCTCTCGGAATTCATTAAGACGATCGGCGTTGACGAGGCTGACACCGAGGACCCTGTGAATGGGTACAGCGTCCTGCACGTCAAGGAGTCGACGCGCGCCTACTTTGGCGAGCAGGTGGCGTATCGCCTCACCCGGCAGAACATGATCCGCTACACTGAAGACACGGAGTGGCTAAAATGCATGACTTTTCTTGATGGACAGACGGCCGACGAgtgcgagcggcagcgctccgTAGGCCGGAACGCGCAAATGCCGtcgggaggggaggtgatAGTGCCCGTTACGACGTACCGGCAAGCGTTCTTTGCGAAGAAGTCCAAGAAAGTGACCGAGTAG
- a CDS encoding hypothetical protein (TriTrypDB/GeneDB-style sysID: LpmP.32.1890), whose amino-acid sequence MRGNPYSRGFDPMKSRSERRKEKQAKLAKTKRVIRLKTRLGRIAARKFAGQEDSHMTALMESYILRRKAERAAAKAKEPLQGDPGAPGEACSSGEDSDVKESEADDDEDCDSSSLVRKADSAFEVNGADDDDDEGQDDTSTMRRRAVQRKQAGYACGRGDPRRDSVRRREGASLASTKVTAALHGKHGRSGVAERNGQGVCGGHSAHRGGGGHGCNNAQHRENKSSDVRSHGRSRKVLTRSFY is encoded by the coding sequence ATGCGTGGTAATCCTTACAGCCGGGGCTTTGACCCCATGAAGTCGCGCTCAGAGCGGCGCAAGGAGAAGCAAGCAAAGCTAGCCAAAACAAAGCGTGTTATCCGACTTAAGACGCGATTGGGCCGCATCGCGGCGCGTAAGTTCGCAGGTCAAGAGGATAGTCACATGACAGCGCTAATGGAATCCTACATACTCCGCCGCAAGGCGGAGCGGGCGGCGGCAAAGGCGAAGGAGCCACTGCAGGGTGACCCTGGAGCGCCTGGTGAGGCTTGCTCGTCAGGAGAGGATAGTGacgtgaaggagagcgaggcggatgacgacgaggactGCGACTCCTCTTCGCTTGTCAGAAAAGCGGACAGCGCGTTTGAAGTAAATGGagctgacgacgacgacgacgaggggCAAGACGATACCTCCACCATGCGGCGTCGTGCTGTTCAACGCAAGCAAGCTGGTTACGCCTGTGGTAGAGGTGACCCACGGCGTGATAGTGTTCGTAGAAGAGAAGGCGCATCACTGGCATCGACAAAGGTCACCGCTGCACTTCACGGCAAGCACGGACGCAGTGGCGTTGCTGAACGTAACGGACAGGGAGTTTGCGGTGGGCACTCAGCTCaccggggcggcggcggccatgGCTGTAACAATGCGCAGCACCGTGAGAATAAGAGTAGCGATGTGCGCTCCCATGGGCGGTCTCGCAAGGTGCTCACTCGCTCCTTCTACTGA
- a CDS encoding hypothetical protein (TriTrypDB/GeneDB-style sysID: LpmP.32.1860): MRRVLRSSVAAVHAGHVLQCATESYHMPGWKTQSSTKDARSREQREMDRKARQIEKLPRPEALHDFQYPYEKTILSDSMFEYPVYETELDTPHLFNLTPPPDFFIYWNASDFERTAYPPVPEEDHRMLVPSPQSTRWIEHRARLLRYLRKHEIIPHYVPHINANVNLSVVFPGQYSTRARLMDENGDKIPPPPPQTNMTPRNFWFTAHCGNYIELTDLQHPPSIFLFEEEPAAASEASHVAKTAGVVHKELSKAGAKYYTFVMLSPDYPYRVPLSQDRQRADRGFFLNYMVANLLAPQAVSTVKDTVVDTEGLHSKGDVVVPYVAPLPTEDAGTTRHLCLLFKQTSYIPHVRTMTADEEQRDFPLADRSNYRLHSSFTKPTNLKMLPSVSAACLASLRAVERAIPPDPSTVTFFTTKWDIQVQEYYEKLGLPEPAAPVDEEVEALLEFHAMQPEKLRVRARHRPDGSVNMGDDPHFWFQAQPTRIMDGSMQRGLGWSRRTAMSANGVPVVYPH, translated from the coding sequence ATGAGACGCGTTCTGCGAAGCtctgtggcagcggtgcatgCGGGGCACGTTCTGCAATGCGCCACTGAATCGTATCACATGCCGGGCTGGAAAACGCAGTCTAGCACAAAGGATGCTCGGTCACGCGAGCAGCGCGAGATGGACCGTAAGGCGCGCCAGATCGAGAAGCTGCCCCGCCCCGAGGCACTGCACGACTTCCAGTACCCATACGAGAAAACGATTCTGTCGGACAGCATGTTCGAGTACCCGGTGTATGAGACGGAGCTTGATACACCGCATCTCTTCAACTTGACTCCGCCGCCGGATTTTTTTATTTACTGGAACGCTAGTGATTTCGAGCGAACGGCCTACCCGCCCGTGCCTGAAGAGGACCATCGAATGCTCGTGCCATCGCCTCAGTCGACACGCTGGATCGAGCATCGCGCCCGGCTGCTGCGATACCTGCGCAAGCACGAGATCATACCGCACTACGTCCCGCACATCAACGCAAACGTAAACCTCTCTGTCGTCTTCCCTGGCCAATACagcacacgtgcgcggcTCATGGACGAGAACGGCGACAAGatcccaccgccgcctcctcagaCGAACATGACGCCGCGCAACTTCTGGTTCACGGCGCACTGCGGCAATTACATAGAGCTGACAGATCTTCAGCACCCGCCGAGCATTTTCCTCTTTGAGGAGgaacctgctgctgcgagcgAAGCTAGCCATGTCGCCAAAACAGCAGGTGTAGTACACAAGGAATTGTCCAAGGCAGGTGCGAAGTACTACACGTTTGTCATGCTTTCCCCTGACTACCCGTATCGCGTGCCGCTCTCGCAGGATCGACAGAGGGCTGATCGCGGCTTTTTCCTAAATTACATGGTGGCCAATCTGCTTGCCCCGCAAGCGGTTTCCACGGTGAAGGACACAGTTGTGGATACGGAGGGGCTACATAGCAAGGGCGACGTTGTTGTTCCTTACGTTGCTCCACTACCTACCGAGGACGCAGGAACGACTCGGCATTTGTGCCTTCTCTTCAAGCAAACTAGCTACATCCCACACGTGAGAACGATGACGGCggacgaggagcagcgcgacTTTCCCCTCGCTGATCGCAGTAACTACCGCCTGCACAGTAGCTTCACTAAGCCGACGAATCTGAAGATGCTGCCAAGTGTCTCTGCTGCGTGCCTGGCCAGCCTGCGCGCTGTTGAGAGGGCGATCCCGCCAGACCCTAGCACTGTGACCTTCTTCACCACCAAGTGGGATATTCAGGTCCAGGAGTATTATGAGAAGCTCGGGCTTCCTgagccagcggcgccggtcGATGAGGAAGTCGAGGCCCTCCTCGAGTTCCACGCTATGCAGCCAGAAAAGCTGCGTGTACGCGCCCGGCACCGCCCGGATGGGTCGGTGAACATGGGCGATGACCCACACTTCTGGTTTCAGGCGCAGCCAACGCGCATCATGGACGGGAGCATGCAGCGTGGCTTGGGATGGTCGCGGCGCACGGCAATGAGTGCCAACGGTGTACCTGTGGTGTATCCACACTGA
- a CDS encoding hypothetical protein (TriTrypDB/GeneDB-style sysID: LpmP.32.1880) translates to MMDLSTLAPLTETHCGLLVFSLRDVLSQVQLPAPFDASAVSGKWRCVLAPSAEPGVAASQESLISSEEELMLYLDAGVPARASKSRAVAVHTACGPDSLRWLADTRWNAFPKPQIALRRGWGAPGTDMYVSSFHKMISSFEEVFHHTRGVDVPLSQQELEAVGAATAPVPSDAIEAEEVLDLQLFHRNDGCPPIPILGEHLLWPSCVGDGAVCDTATWVSQRGMVRHWHLNDSGEFAMQVALPLPLENCDDGNARVGLPDRVLPPPLSTTSPWSANSSATSTRIRSLLCPESSAAEVASSAVRRAMVPAMLTIFAPKGGYDWVVHDDEANMCGKVVALDLFGTPDEALPCDPALLPVLTVAVLESGGAPMIVPPNVAQTSIALRDCVVVEQRRISNLWLDDVSYFLHRCARWQTSSIIYAYLQEDLQDDSFVAGHVVPYLIRVFEEHKEATSYHAAVRRRAVLSLYALATNRNHYGISESSRASLDRLLHGGNRAMHEVLQSAPYSASSSAEVPATMEEWLAVYWGMSWCWPKAGCVLRVPNVVHPLSVRLTPLQQKAQYLPVVYPPLTCSSVYGSEKESVEATVQQYWEMKGLESKPKELMAYLRTRKMPKDDLLEDLF, encoded by the coding sequence ATGATGGATCTTTCAACTTTGGCGCCATTAACAGAGACGCACTGCGGTCTCCTCGTCTTCTCGCTTCGCGATGTTCTGAGTCAAGTCCAGCTTCCAGCACCTTTCGACGCCTCGGCGGTCTCAGGCAAGTGGCGCTGCGTCCTCGCACCGTCAGCGGAGCCTGGAGTTGCGGCGTCTCAAGAGAGTCTTATTTCCTCTGAAGAGGAGCTGATGCTATACCTCGACGCCGGTGTTCCCGCCCGCGCGAGCAAATCACGTGCAGTGGCGGTTCATACGGCGTGTGGTCCAGATAGCTTGCGTTGGCTGGCCGACACGCGTTGGAATGCGTTCCCGAAGCCACAGATCGCTTTACGGCGCGGCTGGGGAGCACCTGGCACGGACATGTATGTGTCCTCGTTTCACAAGATGATCTCGTCCTTTGAGGAGGTGTTCCATCACACCCGTGGGGTGGACGTGCCTCTCAGCCAGCAAGAGCTGGAGGCGGTCGGTGCTGCGACTGCACCAGTGCCAAGTGACGCTAtcgaggcagaggaggtgcttGATCTGCAGCTGTTTCACCGCAACGACGGTTGCCCACCGATTCCCATCCTTGGTGAGCACCTGCTGTGGCCGTCGTgtgtcggcgacggcgccgtctGCGACACGGCAACGTGGGTGTCACAACGGGGGATGGTGAGGCACTGGCACCTGAACGACTCCGGCGAGTTTGCCATGCAGGTTGCGCTGCCTTTACCACTAGAGAACTGCGACGATGGGAATGCGAGGGTGGGCCTGCCAGATCGGGTGCTACCACCACCCCTATCGACGACGTCGCCTTGGTCTGCCAACAGTAGCGCCACTTCGACGCGCATTCGATCTCTCTTGTGTCCCGAGAGCTCTGCCGCAGAAGTTGCATCGTCAGCAGTCCGGCGTGCCATGGTACCAGCGATGCTGACCATCTTTGCACCGAAAGGTGGATATGACTGGGTGGTGCATGACGACGAGGCAAACATGTGTGgcaaggtggtggcgctggacCTCTTTGGAACTCCGGACGAGGCGCTGCCCTGCGATCCTGCTCTCCTGCCAGTCCTTACAGTCGCTGTTCTCGAGAGCGGTGGGGCACCGATGATTGTGCCCCCGAACGTCGCACAGACCTCAATCGCGTTGCGAGATTGTGTTGTtgtcgagcagcgccgcatctcGAATCTCTGGCTGGACGACGTCTCATACTttctccaccgctgcgctcgcTGGCAAACGAGCTCCATCATCTACGCCTACCTTCAGGAAGATCTGCAGGACGACAGTTTTGTCGCAGGACATGTAGTGCCCTACCTTATCCGAGTCTTCGAAGAACACAAGGAGGCCACGTCGTATCACGCCGCAGTGCGTCGGCGCGCCGTGCTTTCCCTGTACGCACTGGCCACCAATCGGAACCACTACGGTATCTCTGAGAGCTCTCGCGCCTCACTTGACCGTCTTCTCCACGGTGGTAATCGAGCAATGCatgaggtgctgcagagcgCACCTTACAGCGCCTCGTCTAGCGCAGAAGTACCGGCCACCATGGAGGAATGGCTGGCGGTGTACTGGGGGATGAGCTGGTGCTGGCCTAAGGCGGGGTGTGTTCTCCGTGTCCCCAACGTCGTACACCCGCTCAGCGTACGGTTGACGCCTCTTCAGCAGAAGGCTCAGTACCTTCCGGTGGTTTACCCACCACTGACCTGCAGTTCCGTGTACGGCAGTGAGAAGGAGTCGGTGGAGGCTACGGTGCAGCAGTACTGGGAGATGAAGGGCCTCGAGTCCAAGCCGAAGGAGCTTATGGCGTACCTGCGAACGCGCAAGATGCCCAAAGATGACCTCCTCGAGGACCTCTTTTGa
- a CDS encoding hypothetical protein (TriTrypDB/GeneDB-style sysID: LpmP.32.1900) yields MSTARRSRGCNGKPALGETYSRADEALWDDAYLLKLFNEQLDNADAVKDTREDGQDHDHSVLSTGTESSEEEEEEGRVSTSATSSGTAATERDVRAQRGSTSAKSKMISHHFSTLNGLPEDIQALVHSFYNAGFEAGRFIGRSDALKKCSRKRHR; encoded by the coding sequence atgtcTACTGCGCGTCGCTCTCGCGGCTGCAACGGCAAGCCGGCCTTGGGTGAAACCTATTCGCGCGCTGACGAGGCGCTCTGGGATGATGCGTACTTGTTGAAGCTGTTTAACGAACAGCTGGACAATGCCGACGCCGTCAAAGATACTCGCGAGGACGGGCAGGATCACGACCACTCCGTTCTGTCCACTGGAACCGAGAGttcggaggaggaggaggaggaggggcgcgtGTCCACTTCAGCGACATCGTCGGGCACAGCTGCAACGGAGCGAGACGTACGAGCGCAGCGCGGCTCGACGTCTGCAAAGTCCAAGATGATAAGTCACCACTTCTCAACTTTGAATGGCCTTCCCGAGGACATTCAGGCACTAGTGCACTCGTTCTATAATGCTGGTTTTGAGGCCGGCCGTTTCATTGGTCGATCCGATGCATTAAAGAAGTGCAGCCGTAAGCGCCATCGCTGA